In one window of Drosophila mauritiana strain mau12 chromosome X, ASM438214v1, whole genome shotgun sequence DNA:
- the LOC117147742 gene encoding NEDD8 ultimate buster 1, which yields MSHHDNLFIQIRALLQSDGVKLWEEPYYSEDLGSIEGALENLALKYSGTLSIDIDRCKFILTELQENALRTLAARREFSSTGIATLKVRRIDQHSGATMVEVKCSLDIMGSELLADIAKKLEVPNAAHVKCIASGKVVSANATLADQKLNNNQQLIVIVGDGDNTGEALYERINRIRTDVQAVVSSKNNLIEMEDQNGSQVYLPPSEHKALLMGMGFCEKARAAMNRKHYEEALLLLLEADEHFATCNSKFLESVDNYALLNLDIVWCYFCLKNITQLPDAERRLAQCSRNFGISYGDNFERLYSLKGKNCPERALIMRLRLLQGVIFFHQNLRNQAFECFEAAKTLLSELEINSDQLAVLVDMGFDPSEARMALRSFKGGTAVEQAVEFIHERRQQLKNARKKYKGSERAMERRLKRSNSKDCTWVNPRSVCSLNDMGFESGLATLALQRANNDILKAVELLQTESDELNGALPRLPVTIDKTKLAQLLQLGFHENDSRVALENESNNMEEAIDSLMCAIDSEEELTAILKQAERMAETGGQNRDGPSTSTASGQTEAALPAPLIEAVINHARDEIETYKAYERFNSDLNMSDMEYLDLPLIQEEKILTEYFNMLQQ from the exons ATGTCGCACCACGACAACCTATTCATCCAGATACGCGCTCTCCTCCAGTCCGATGGCGTGAAGCTATGGGAGGAGCCCTACTACTCCGAAGATCTCGGTAGCATCGAGGGAGCACTGGAA AACCTGGCGCTCAAGTACTCCGGCACGTTGAGCATCGATATAGATCGCTGCAAGTTTATTTTGACCGAGCTGCAGGAAAATGCGCTACGTACGCTGGCCGCCCGACGTGAGTTCAGCTCCACAGGAATTGCCACGCTCAAGGTTCGCCGCATTGACCAGCACAGCGGTGCCACAATGGTGGAGGTGAAGTGCAGCTTGGACATCATGGGCTCCGAACTTCTGGCAGACATAGCCAAGAAACTGGAAGTGCCGAATGCTGCGCACGTCAAGTGCATCGCTTCCGGCAAAGTGGTGTCCGCCAATGCCACTTTGGCCGACCAGAAGCTGAATAACAATCAGCAGTTGATTGTCATTGTGGGCGATGGGGATAATACTGGCGAAGCCCTATACGAAAGGATCAATCGCATCAGGACCGATGTGCAGGCGGTGGTGTCCTCGAAGAATAACCTAATAGAG ATGGAGGATCAGAATGGCAGCCAAGTGTATTTGCCGCCTTCCGAGCATAAAGCCCTGCTTATGGGTATGGGATTCTGTGAGAAGGCCCGTGCGGCCATGAATCGCAAGCATTATGAGGAGGCTCTGCTCCTTCTTTTGGAGGCCGACGAGCATTTTGCTACCTGTAACTCAAAATTTCTAGAGTCCGTGGATAACTATGCTTTGCTGAACCTCGACATAGTGTGGTGCTATTTTTGCCTGAAGAACATTACCCAGCTCCCGGATGCTGAGCGTCGCTTGGCCCAATGCAGTCGCAATTTTGGCATCAGCTATGGCGACAATTTCGAGAGGCTGTACTCCTTGAAGGGCAAAAACTGTCCCGAGAGAGCTTTAATTATGCGGCTTAGGTTGCTCCAGGGCGTGATCTTCTTCCACCAGAATCTTCGCAATCAGGCATTTGAGTGCTTCGAAGCGGCCAAAACTCTGCTAAGCGAACTAGAGATCAACAGCGACCAACTGGCTGTCCTGGTCGATATGGGCTTCGATCCCTCCGAGGCGCGTATGGCCCTGCGCTCCTTCAAGGGCGGCACCGCCGTCGAGCAGGCTGTGGAGTTTATTCACGAGCGTCGTCAGCAGCTCAAGAATGCACGCAAGAAATACAAAGGGTCCGAGCGTGCTATGGAGCGCCGCTTGAAGCGCTCCAATTCCAAAGATTGCACCTGGGTGAATCCCCGCAGTGTCTGCAGCCTTAATGACATGGGATTCGAAAGCGGACTGGCCACTCTCGCCTTGCAGCGCGCTAATAATGATATCCTAAAAGCG gTGGAACTGCTGCAGACAGAATCGGACGAACTTAATGGAGCTTTGCCCCGGCTTCCGGTCACCATAGACAAGACCAAACTGGCTCAGCTTCTCCAACTGGGATTCCACGAGAACGACTCGCGCGTGGCCCTAGAGAATGAATCAAATAACATGGAAGAGGCCATCGACAGTCTGATGTGCGCCATAGATAGCGAGGAGGAGCTGACTGCGATCTTAAAGCAGGCTGAGCGTATGGCCGAAACTGGTGGGCAAAACCGTGACGGCCCCTCTACTTCGACCGCCTCCGGGCAGACCGAAGCTGCTCTGCCAGCGCCCCTTATCGAAGCTGTTATCAATCATGCTCGCGACGAGATTGAAACTTACAAGGCTTACGAGCGCTTTAACTCCGACCTCAACATGAGCGACATGGAATACCTGGACTTGCCCCTGATCCAGGAGGAGAAGATCCTCACTGAGTATTTCAATATGCTGCAGCAGTAG